The Lonsdalea populi genome window below encodes:
- the dgcN gene encoding N-acetyltransferase DgcN: MLIPQPYLLFLGDVTDPLAIKTARGIHAWRPQQCIGQLRLPGSTLTLGLDDLDIAAAAERGAKTLVLGTANAGGFLPSHWLDTVRAAIEAGMNVANGLHQRLVDVPGLRELAEKHQVQLFDIRHMRPELSVGSGKKRSGRRVLTVGTDCSVGKMYSSLALEAAMRDLGMKADFRATGQTGVLVAGEGIAIDAVIADFIAGAAEALSPANDEDHWDIVEGQGSLFHPSYAGVSTGLIHGAQPHWLVMCHEMGRPHMRHLPHQPMVSLEDCVDANLRAARVTSPDVKLAGFAINTSNYTEQEARDYCQEIGRRFGVPATDSVRFGMQDIAALLKEQE, encoded by the coding sequence ATGCTGATCCCTCAACCTTACCTGCTTTTCCTCGGCGACGTGACCGATCCTCTGGCAATCAAAACCGCACGCGGCATTCACGCGTGGCGTCCGCAACAGTGCATCGGCCAACTGCGCCTGCCGGGCAGCACGCTCACGCTGGGCCTGGACGATCTGGATATCGCCGCCGCCGCTGAACGCGGCGCCAAAACGCTGGTGCTCGGCACGGCCAATGCCGGCGGCTTCCTGCCGTCTCACTGGCTGGACACGGTGCGCGCCGCGATTGAAGCCGGCATGAACGTCGCCAACGGCCTGCATCAGCGCCTGGTCGACGTGCCGGGCCTGCGGGAACTGGCGGAGAAGCATCAGGTACAGCTGTTCGACATCCGCCACATGCGCCCGGAACTGTCCGTCGGCTCCGGCAAAAAACGCAGCGGCAGACGCGTGCTGACCGTCGGCACCGACTGCTCCGTCGGCAAAATGTACTCCTCGCTGGCGCTGGAAGCGGCGATGCGCGATCTGGGCATGAAGGCGGACTTCCGCGCCACCGGCCAGACCGGCGTGCTGGTGGCGGGCGAAGGGATCGCGATTGACGCGGTCATTGCCGATTTCATCGCCGGGGCCGCCGAAGCGCTGTCCCCCGCCAACGACGAAGACCACTGGGATATCGTGGAAGGACAGGGTTCCCTGTTCCACCCCTCTTACGCAGGCGTCAGCACTGGGTTGATCCACGGCGCGCAGCCGCACTGGCTGGTCATGTGCCACGAAATGGGCCGTCCCCATATGCGCCATCTGCCGCACCAGCCGATGGTCAGCCTGGAGGACTGCGTGGACGCCAACCTGCGCGCGGCCCGCGTCACCAGCCCGGACGTGAAGCTGGCCGGTTTCGCGATCAACACTTCCAACTACACTGAACAGGAAGCGCGCGACTACTGTCAGGAGATCGGCCGGCGCTTCGGCGTGCCCGCCACCGACTCGGTCCGATTCGGGATGCAGGATATCGCCGCACTGCTGAAAGAACAGGAGTAA
- the dgcA gene encoding N-acetyl-D-Glu racemase DgcA, translating to MRQMQIETVELPLARPFAISRGTRTAVTVVRVTLEERGFIGRGECTPTAHYQETPETVARQLTAVRGAVERGVSLNDLQSLLPPGAARNAIDCALWRLNAALNKQTLWQHLAIQPPQSVITAETLSLDTLENMVNAAADAVSRGALLLKIKLNGEQIVEKVAAIRQVAPNVTLIVDANEAWGGRDLGPLLQQLAACRVAMVEQPLRAGEDGALADFIHAIPICADESCHHGGDIAALRDRYEMINIKLDKCGGLTEALAMINEAKRCGLRIMIGCMLGSSLAMEAALPLTLSAIHVDLDGPIWLAADSAPYLTYNLGRIWL from the coding sequence ATGCGACAGATGCAGATCGAAACCGTGGAATTGCCCCTGGCCCGCCCGTTCGCCATCTCCCGCGGCACCCGCACCGCGGTCACCGTGGTGCGGGTTACGCTGGAAGAGCGCGGCTTTATCGGCCGCGGCGAATGCACGCCGACGGCCCACTATCAGGAAACGCCTGAGACCGTGGCTCGTCAGTTGACGGCGGTTCGGGGCGCCGTGGAACGCGGCGTTTCACTGAACGACCTGCAATCGTTGCTGCCGCCGGGCGCGGCGCGCAATGCAATCGACTGTGCGCTATGGCGGCTCAACGCGGCCCTGAATAAACAAACGCTGTGGCAGCATCTGGCCATCCAGCCGCCGCAGTCGGTCATCACCGCCGAGACGCTGAGCCTCGACACGCTCGAAAATATGGTCAACGCGGCCGCTGACGCGGTCTCCCGCGGCGCGCTGCTGCTGAAAATCAAGCTAAACGGCGAGCAGATTGTGGAGAAAGTGGCGGCTATTCGTCAGGTAGCGCCTAACGTGACGCTGATCGTCGACGCCAACGAAGCCTGGGGAGGGCGCGATCTGGGGCCGCTGCTTCAGCAGCTCGCCGCCTGCCGTGTCGCGATGGTGGAACAGCCGCTGCGCGCCGGAGAAGACGGCGCGCTGGCGGACTTCATCCACGCGATTCCGATCTGCGCCGATGAAAGCTGCCATCACGGCGGAGACATTGCTGCGCTGCGCGATCGCTACGAAATGATCAACATCAAGCTCGACAAATGCGGCGGCCTGACCGAAGCGCTGGCGATGATCAATGAGGCCAAACGGTGCGGCCTGCGCATCATGATAGGCTGCATGCTCGGCTCCTCGCTGGCGATGGAGGCCGCGCTGCCGCTCACGCTCAGCGCCATCCACGTCGATCTGGACGGCCCTATCTGGCTGGCGGCGGACAGCGCCCCTTACCTGACTTACAACCTCGGCCGCATCTGGCTATAA
- the rph gene encoding ribonuclease PH encodes MRPTGRSAQQIRPLTLTRHYTKHAEGSVLVEFGDTKVLCNATVEEGVPRFLKGQGKGWVTAEYGMLPRSTHTRNAREASRGKQGGRTLEIQRLIARSLRAALDLKTLGEYTITLDCDVLQADGGTRTASITGACVALADALNAMVANGKLKKNPLKGMVAAVSVGIVNGEALCDLEYVEDSAAETDMNVVMTEDGRMIEVQGTAEGEPFSHDELLALLALARGGIETIIQAQKAALVE; translated from the coding sequence ATGCGCCCTACAGGCCGAAGTGCACAACAGATACGCCCGCTCACGTTAACCCGTCATTACACCAAACACGCGGAAGGTTCCGTCCTCGTCGAATTCGGCGACACCAAAGTGCTGTGTAATGCCACGGTGGAAGAAGGCGTACCGCGCTTCCTGAAAGGGCAGGGCAAGGGTTGGGTTACCGCGGAATACGGCATGCTGCCGCGTTCGACGCACACCCGTAATGCGCGCGAAGCCTCACGCGGCAAACAGGGCGGACGCACGTTGGAGATTCAGCGCCTGATCGCCCGTTCTCTGCGCGCCGCGCTCGATCTGAAAACGCTGGGGGAATATACCATCACACTCGACTGCGACGTCTTGCAGGCCGACGGCGGCACCCGCACCGCCTCCATCACCGGCGCCTGCGTGGCGCTGGCTGATGCGCTGAATGCGATGGTCGCCAACGGCAAACTCAAGAAAAACCCGCTGAAAGGCATGGTGGCCGCGGTCTCCGTCGGTATCGTCAACGGCGAAGCGCTGTGCGATCTGGAGTATGTCGAAGACTCTGCCGCAGAAACCGACATGAACGTGGTGATGACCGAAGACGGCCGCATGATTGAGGTGCAGGGCACCGCAGAGGGCGAACCGTTCAGCCATGACGAGCTGCTGGCGCTCCTGGCGCTGGCGCGAGGGGGTATCGAAACGATTATCCAGGCGCAGAAAGCGGCGCTGGTGGAATAA
- a CDS encoding DmpA family aminopeptidase: MSVYQQARLRALLQRWRDERQLGTPRFVSGPANTLSDVPGVRVGHATLAQGDIQTGVTAIVPPGGNLFTYPLPCGGAVLNGFAKPVGLVQIEELGRLQTPILLSNTLAVGTLFTTLARDAIRRNPELGRSLPTVNPLALECNDGWLNDIQALAVTEAMAQSALDDAATAFARGSVGAGRGMSCFGLKGGIGTASRHIADMDATLGVLVLANFGTLASLTLDGVPMGQAIAPLLPELTPQRDAGSIIIIMATNAPLDARQLSRIAKRAGAGLGRLGSYWGHGSGDIAVAFSTRATPEPPDDERLEPLLSAAADATEHAVLDALLQAEPVTGFRGHFRPALPQVLDKLAQHIFD, translated from the coding sequence ATGAGCGTTTATCAACAGGCGCGCCTGAGGGCGCTGCTGCAACGCTGGCGGGATGAGCGCCAACTGGGCACCCCGCGGTTTGTCAGCGGCCCCGCCAATACGCTCAGCGATGTTCCCGGCGTGCGCGTCGGCCACGCCACGTTGGCCCAGGGCGATATTCAGACCGGGGTGACCGCGATTGTCCCCCCCGGCGGCAACCTGTTCACCTATCCCCTGCCCTGCGGCGGCGCCGTGCTCAACGGCTTCGCCAAACCGGTGGGGCTGGTGCAGATAGAAGAGCTGGGACGGCTGCAAACTCCGATCCTGCTCAGCAACACGCTGGCCGTCGGCACGCTGTTCACCACCCTGGCGCGCGACGCCATCCGCCGCAATCCGGAGCTGGGCCGTTCGCTGCCGACCGTCAATCCGCTGGCGCTGGAGTGCAACGACGGCTGGCTGAACGATATTCAGGCGCTGGCCGTGACCGAAGCGATGGCGCAGTCAGCGCTGGATGATGCGGCGACCGCTTTCGCGCGCGGCAGCGTCGGCGCCGGGCGCGGGATGAGCTGTTTCGGCCTCAAAGGCGGCATCGGCACAGCGTCGCGGCACATCGCCGATATGGATGCGACGCTCGGCGTACTGGTGCTGGCCAACTTCGGCACCCTCGCCTCGCTGACGCTCGACGGCGTTCCAATGGGGCAGGCCATCGCGCCGCTCCTGCCCGAACTCACGCCGCAGCGCGATGCGGGATCTATCATCATTATTATGGCGACCAACGCGCCGCTGGACGCCCGCCAACTGAGCCGCATCGCCAAACGCGCGGGCGCGGGTCTGGGTCGGCTGGGCAGCTATTGGGGCCACGGTTCCGGCGATATCGCCGTCGCCTTTTCTACCCGTGCGACGCCGGAACCGCCCGACGACGAACGGCTGGAGCCGCTGCTCAGCGCGGCGGCGGACGCCACCGAACATGCGGTACTGGACGCGCTGTTGCAGGCCGAGCCCGTCACCGGCTTTCGCGGCCATTTCCGCCCGGCGCTGCCCCAGGTGCTGGACAAATTGGCGCAACACATTTTCGATTGA
- a CDS encoding ABC transporter permease subunit has product MTLPTEPAVAAAPLDAATIRSPWRDFWQALRRNPMAMISGGFILLLVLVAVFAPWLAPYNPLESDWMALSSPPSASHWMGTDDLGRDVMSRIIYGARISLYIGIFSVTLGMLAGIALGLLAGYYGRWVDMLIMRGSDVLFAFPGMLLAIAVVAILGPGLNNVIIAVAVFSVPVFARIVRASTLSLKQAAYVEAVRCAGAPDRVILLRHILPGTLSNVIVYFTMRIGTSILTAASLSFIGLGPEPDVPEWGNVLAMSRSMMMAGQWHVSVFPGLAIFFSVLAFNLLGDALRDTLDPKLNR; this is encoded by the coding sequence ATGACTCTTCCCACTGAACCCGCCGTGGCCGCCGCCCCGCTCGACGCGGCGACCATCCGTTCGCCGTGGCGCGACTTCTGGCAAGCCCTGCGGCGCAATCCGATGGCGATGATCTCGGGCGGATTCATCCTCCTGCTGGTGCTGGTGGCGGTTTTCGCGCCTTGGCTCGCGCCCTACAACCCGCTGGAGTCGGACTGGATGGCGCTGTCCTCCCCGCCCTCCGCCAGCCACTGGATGGGCACCGACGATCTGGGCCGAGACGTGATGAGCCGCATCATCTACGGCGCGCGCATCTCGCTCTATATCGGCATATTCTCCGTCACGCTGGGCATGCTGGCCGGCATCGCGCTCGGCCTGCTGGCGGGCTACTACGGCCGCTGGGTGGATATGCTGATCATGCGCGGCTCGGACGTCCTGTTCGCTTTTCCCGGCATGCTGCTGGCCATCGCGGTGGTGGCGATCCTCGGGCCGGGGCTGAACAATGTGATTATCGCCGTGGCCGTGTTCAGCGTACCGGTGTTCGCCCGCATCGTGCGAGCCTCGACGCTGTCGCTCAAGCAGGCGGCCTACGTAGAAGCGGTGCGCTGCGCCGGCGCGCCGGACCGCGTCATTCTGCTGCGCCACATCCTCCCCGGCACGCTGTCCAACGTGATCGTCTATTTCACCATGCGCATCGGCACCAGCATTCTGACCGCCGCCAGCCTGAGCTTCATCGGTCTGGGACCGGAACCGGATGTCCCCGAGTGGGGCAACGTACTGGCCATGAGCCGCAGCATGATGATGGCAGGACAGTGGCACGTCAGCGTGTTTCCCGGCCTGGCCATCTTTTTCTCGGTGCTGGCGTTCAACCTGCTGGGCGATGCGCTGCGAGACACGCTGGATCCAAAGCTGAACCGATAA
- a CDS encoding glutathione ABC transporter substrate-binding protein, which yields MKLLLRRSTVALGLSLCLAAAVQAQDLRISMYADITGLDPHDTSDTLSYSVQSGIFERLFQFDSAMKLVPRLATGYTSNDNATEFTITLRDGVTFQDGTPFNADAVKANLDRLSDQSKGLKRNSLFKMIKSVAVLSPSQVKIDLNESFGAFINTLAHPSAVMHSPAALKQYPDEAQLRVHPVGTGPFKFTEWQQGKNVKLVKYDRYWQQGWPKVDSVTFYPAPEDSTRVASLKAGQSDVAYPLPSDLVNTVKNDGKLSIQSDAGIYLFWIAMNNQSPVLKDIRVRQALNYAINRDIWLKVSFAGMGTTAQSPMAPNVQFFQPQTEPNYSYDPAKAKALLKEAGYGDGLTLKLWTTNRTDYIRSAQFFKQQLEQVGIKVTVTPMDSGMRNQKLWGVTDPKKAEYDLFYNGWSPSTGDADWALRPLYATESWVPTSYNVAYYSSPAVDKAIAAGLATADAGKRAAAYAEAQKLIWKDAPVVFLGAPDNLVGKAKNLSGVYMLADGSLVFDQAEFK from the coding sequence ATGAAGCTACTACTTCGCCGTTCCACCGTCGCGCTCGGGCTATCCCTGTGTCTGGCGGCCGCCGTCCAGGCGCAGGATCTGCGCATTTCCATGTATGCCGATATCACCGGACTTGATCCGCACGATACCTCAGACACGCTGAGCTACTCCGTACAGAGCGGCATCTTCGAGCGTCTGTTCCAGTTCGACAGCGCGATGAAACTGGTGCCCAGACTCGCCACCGGCTACACCAGCAACGACAACGCCACCGAATTCACCATTACGCTGCGCGACGGCGTGACCTTCCAGGACGGCACGCCGTTCAACGCCGACGCCGTCAAAGCCAACCTGGACCGCCTCAGCGACCAGAGCAAAGGCCTGAAGCGCAACAGTCTGTTCAAGATGATCAAAAGCGTGGCGGTGCTCTCTCCCAGCCAGGTGAAAATCGACCTGAACGAATCCTTCGGCGCGTTTATCAACACGCTGGCGCACCCGTCTGCGGTCATGCATAGCCCGGCGGCGCTGAAACAGTATCCGGACGAAGCCCAGTTGCGCGTGCATCCGGTCGGAACCGGCCCGTTCAAGTTCACCGAATGGCAGCAGGGGAAAAACGTCAAACTGGTGAAATATGATCGCTACTGGCAGCAGGGCTGGCCGAAGGTCGACAGCGTCACCTTCTATCCCGCGCCGGAAGACTCCACCCGCGTGGCCTCGCTGAAGGCGGGCCAGAGCGACGTGGCCTATCCGCTGCCGTCCGATCTGGTGAACACCGTGAAAAACGACGGCAAGCTGTCTATTCAGAGCGACGCCGGTATTTACCTGTTCTGGATCGCGATGAACAACCAAAGCCCGGTGCTGAAAGACATCCGCGTGCGCCAGGCGCTCAATTACGCCATCAATCGCGACATCTGGCTGAAGGTCAGCTTCGCCGGCATGGGAACCACGGCGCAGTCGCCAATGGCGCCGAACGTCCAGTTCTTCCAGCCGCAGACCGAACCCAACTACAGCTATGATCCGGCCAAGGCCAAAGCGCTGCTGAAGGAAGCGGGCTACGGCGACGGCCTGACGCTGAAGCTGTGGACCACCAACCGCACCGACTACATCCGCAGCGCGCAGTTCTTCAAGCAGCAGCTGGAGCAGGTGGGCATCAAAGTGACCGTCACGCCGATGGATTCCGGCATGCGCAACCAGAAACTGTGGGGCGTGACCGATCCGAAGAAAGCCGAGTATGACCTGTTCTACAACGGCTGGTCTCCGTCCACCGGCGATGCCGACTGGGCGCTGCGTCCGCTGTACGCCACCGAATCCTGGGTGCCGACGTCCTACAACGTCGCTTACTACAGCAGCCCGGCCGTGGATAAAGCCATCGCCGCCGGTCTGGCCACCGCAGACGCGGGCAAACGCGCCGCCGCCTACGCCGAAGCGCAGAAGCTGATCTGGAAGGATGCGCCCGTCGTCTTCCTCGGCGCGCCGGACAATCTGGTGGGTAAAGCCAAAAACCTGTCCGGCGTCTACATGCTGGCCGACGGTTCGCTGGTCTTCGACCAGGCCGAGTTCAAGTAA
- a CDS encoding ABC transporter permease, protein MFAYFIRRLLEMIPVLLVVSLLVFGFIKLLPGDPARLYAGPDATVEAVESARQHLGLNDPLPQQYLNWLSGLAHGDLGVTYRTQQPVLSVIQKSFMPTLYLALAGFAWSVVLGLLIGVVSALKRGRWQDWSLMSLAVGGISMPPFWLGLLLIQFVAMPFGVFSVGGFTRPSDLILPALTLGASVAAVMARFTRSAFMEVMQEDYVRTAKAKGLRSRLIVWKHVMRNALIPVITMLGLQFGFLLGGSIVVESVFSWPGLGWLLIESIKTQDQPVIQALVMLFVFEFILINLLVDLLYAVVNPAIRLR, encoded by the coding sequence ATGTTTGCCTATTTTATTCGACGTTTGCTGGAAATGATCCCGGTACTGCTGGTGGTCTCCCTATTGGTGTTCGGTTTTATCAAGCTGCTGCCGGGCGACCCGGCGCGGCTCTACGCCGGCCCCGACGCCACGGTTGAAGCGGTGGAATCCGCCCGCCAGCATCTGGGGCTTAACGATCCCCTGCCGCAGCAGTATCTCAACTGGCTCAGCGGTCTGGCGCACGGCGATCTGGGGGTGACCTACCGCACCCAGCAGCCGGTGTTGAGCGTTATTCAGAAAAGCTTCATGCCGACGCTGTACCTGGCGCTGGCGGGGTTCGCCTGGTCGGTCGTACTGGGCCTGCTGATCGGCGTGGTGTCCGCGCTCAAACGCGGCCGCTGGCAGGACTGGTCGTTGATGAGCCTCGCCGTGGGGGGAATTTCGATGCCTCCCTTCTGGCTCGGACTGCTGCTGATCCAGTTCGTCGCCATGCCGTTCGGCGTTTTTTCCGTCGGCGGCTTTACCCGGCCGTCCGACCTCATTCTGCCCGCGCTGACGCTGGGCGCGTCGGTGGCGGCCGTCATGGCCCGCTTCACCCGTTCCGCCTTCATGGAAGTGATGCAGGAAGACTACGTGCGCACCGCCAAAGCCAAAGGGCTGCGCAGCCGGCTGATCGTCTGGAAACACGTCATGCGCAACGCGCTGATCCCGGTCATCACCATGCTCGGGCTGCAGTTCGGGTTCCTGCTCGGCGGCTCCATCGTGGTGGAAAGCGTATTTAGCTGGCCCGGCCTCGGCTGGCTGCTGATCGAATCCATTAAGACGCAGGATCAGCCGGTGATTCAGGCGCTGGTCATGCTATTCGTGTTCGAGTTTATCCTGATTAACCTGCTGGTCGACCTGCTGTATGCGGTGGTCAACCCAGCGATCCGCCTGCGTTAG
- the pyrE gene encoding orotate phosphoribosyltransferase, producing the protein MKAYQRQFIEFALSKQVLKFGEFTLKSGRTSPYFFNAGLFNTGRDLALLGRFYAAALMDVAIEFDVLFGPAYKGIPIATTTAVALAEHHDRDMPYCFNRKEAKDHGEGGRLVGSPLAGRIMLVDDVITAGTAIRESMDIISAQGASLAGVLIALDRQERGRGELSAIQEVERDYECKVISIITLKDLIAYLQEKPEMAEHLAAVQTYRDRYGV; encoded by the coding sequence ATGAAAGCCTATCAACGCCAGTTTATTGAATTCGCACTCAGCAAGCAGGTATTAAAGTTCGGCGAGTTTACGCTGAAATCCGGGCGCACCAGCCCCTATTTCTTCAATGCCGGGCTGTTTAATACGGGTCGCGATCTGGCCTTGCTGGGGCGGTTTTATGCCGCGGCGCTGATGGACGTCGCTATCGAATTCGATGTGCTGTTCGGGCCAGCTTACAAGGGCATTCCCATCGCGACGACGACGGCGGTGGCGCTGGCGGAACATCACGATCGCGATATGCCCTACTGTTTTAATCGCAAGGAAGCCAAAGATCACGGCGAAGGCGGCAGGCTGGTCGGCAGTCCGTTGGCTGGGCGCATCATGCTGGTCGACGATGTCATCACGGCGGGCACGGCAATCCGCGAGTCGATGGATATTATTTCCGCGCAGGGCGCGTCGCTGGCGGGCGTACTGATTGCTTTAGACCGTCAGGAGCGAGGACGCGGCGAGCTTTCCGCCATTCAGGAAGTAGAACGAGATTACGAGTGCAAAGTGATTTCCATCATCACCCTGAAGGATCTTATCGCCTATCTGCAGGAGAAGCCGGAGATGGCGGAGCATCTGGCCGCAGTGCAGACCTATCGCGATCGTTACGGCGTTTAA
- a CDS encoding YidH family protein yields the protein MRDARQTDQDPHTQRPWQQQGTAPDYRFSLANERTFLAWIRTALALLAGAVAIDQFTTTLASPAVRQGIAVLLALAAALIAGMAYRRWAGNERAMRNGLPLPYTSLLVVFACGLGAVAIALALLIVQL from the coding sequence ATGCGTGACGCGCGACAAACCGACCAAGATCCTCACACCCAACGCCCTTGGCAACAGCAGGGAACGGCGCCCGATTACCGTTTCTCTCTGGCCAACGAACGCACGTTTCTCGCCTGGATCCGCACCGCGCTGGCCCTGCTGGCTGGCGCGGTCGCCATCGACCAGTTTACGACGACGCTGGCGTCGCCTGCCGTGCGACAGGGCATTGCCGTATTGTTGGCTCTGGCCGCGGCGCTGATCGCGGGGATGGCCTACCGGCGCTGGGCGGGTAACGAACGGGCGATGCGCAACGGCCTCCCCCTGCCTTACACCTCCCTGTTGGTCGTCTTCGCCTGCGGACTTGGCGCGGTAGCCATCGCGCTGGCGCTGCTGATCGTTCAACTGTAG
- a CDS encoding DUF202 domain-containing protein, whose product MSSSPLPRDPGVQPERTVLAWSRTAILLLVNTALLLKAGTLSTQPLLLAAGLLLLLASLAIFIWVPLRLNAIQSAPHTYSVPRTIVMRGFTLTFILIALLIAGHALCSLLLAL is encoded by the coding sequence GTGTCCTCCTCCCCGTTACCGCGCGACCCGGGCGTTCAGCCGGAACGCACCGTGCTGGCGTGGTCGCGCACCGCCATCCTGCTGCTGGTCAACACGGCCCTGTTGCTGAAGGCCGGAACGTTAAGCACCCAACCGCTGCTGCTGGCCGCCGGTCTTCTGCTGTTGCTGGCGTCGCTTGCGATCTTCATCTGGGTTCCGCTGCGCCTGAACGCCATCCAGAGCGCGCCGCATACCTACAGCGTTCCGCGCACCATCGTTATGCGCGGATTCACGCTGACCTTTATTTTAATTGCCTTGCTGATTGCCGGGCATGCGTTGTGTTCCCTACTTTTAGCCCTATAA
- a CDS encoding ABC transporter ATP-binding protein: MTDIKPTTPTAATASGNAPRPVLEINDLSVSFNGRSGNHLALKGVSFTLNKGEVVAVVGESGSGKSVTSLTVMGLLASAAHIERGAIRFTTRGGEQHSLLQMKDDARRQLRGREMSMIFQEPMTSLNPVLKVGDQLTEALLDHQICDAAAAVGKARELLRKVRIADVDRVMNSYPHSLSGGMRQRVMIAQALACDPQLLIADEPTTALDVTVQARILQILRDLQQQSDMAVLFITHDMGVVAEIADRVVVMYRGEVVEEGAVEAIFTAPQHPYTQALLTAVPKLGDMENSRWPRRFPLLGQSQPAPESDHVTARYDAPPLLDIRGLKVYYPVRTGILSHVTHHVHAVEQIDFSVWPGETLAIVGESGCGKSTTGRALLRLVDSESESIQFQGKEVSLVKDKAFQPLRRKMQMVFQDPYASLNPRLTVGFTIAEPLMLHGLVKSLEEATPQVQALLKSVGLEPEHAQRYPHEFSGGQRQRIAIARAMALKPEVIIADEAVSALDVSIQAQVVNLMMDLQQKTGVSWIFISHDMAVVERIANRVAVMYLGKIVEIGPRQSVFNNPQHPYTRRLLASVPVADPRRRSERQLDDSEIPSPLRKAGESVPKSKYRQVAPHHWVSTDDSNA; encoded by the coding sequence ATGACGGATATCAAGCCCACGACGCCCACCGCCGCCACAGCATCCGGCAACGCACCGCGTCCGGTATTGGAAATCAACGACCTGAGCGTCAGCTTCAACGGCCGCTCCGGCAACCATCTGGCGCTGAAAGGTGTCTCCTTCACGCTGAACAAGGGTGAAGTGGTGGCCGTGGTGGGCGAAAGCGGCTCGGGCAAATCCGTGACCTCGCTGACGGTGATGGGCCTGCTGGCCAGCGCCGCCCACATTGAGCGCGGGGCCATTCGCTTCACCACGCGCGGCGGCGAGCAGCACTCGCTGTTGCAGATGAAGGACGACGCCCGCCGTCAGCTGCGCGGCCGGGAAATGTCGATGATTTTTCAGGAGCCGATGACCTCCCTGAACCCCGTGCTCAAAGTCGGCGACCAGTTGACCGAAGCGCTGCTGGACCACCAAATCTGCGATGCGGCCGCCGCCGTCGGCAAAGCGCGGGAACTGCTGCGCAAAGTGCGCATCGCCGACGTCGACCGGGTCATGAACAGCTACCCTCACTCGCTGTCCGGCGGCATGCGCCAGCGGGTGATGATCGCGCAGGCGCTGGCCTGCGATCCGCAGCTGCTTATCGCCGATGAACCGACGACGGCGCTGGACGTCACTGTCCAGGCACGCATTCTTCAAATTCTGCGCGACCTGCAACAGCAGAGCGACATGGCCGTGCTGTTCATCACCCATGATATGGGCGTGGTCGCGGAAATCGCCGACCGGGTTGTGGTGATGTACCGGGGCGAAGTGGTCGAAGAGGGCGCGGTCGAGGCCATTTTCACCGCGCCGCAGCACCCTTACACCCAGGCGCTGCTCACCGCCGTCCCCAAGCTGGGCGATATGGAAAACAGCCGCTGGCCGCGCCGCTTCCCGCTGCTGGGCCAAAGCCAACCCGCGCCGGAAAGCGACCACGTCACCGCGCGATACGATGCGCCGCCGCTGTTGGATATTCGCGGTCTCAAGGTTTACTACCCGGTGCGCACCGGCATCTTGTCCCACGTCACGCACCACGTCCATGCGGTGGAGCAGATCGACTTCAGCGTCTGGCCGGGTGAAACGCTGGCGATTGTCGGCGAAAGCGGCTGCGGCAAATCCACCACCGGCCGTGCGCTATTGCGGCTGGTCGATAGCGAATCGGAAAGCATTCAGTTTCAGGGCAAAGAAGTCTCGCTGGTTAAGGACAAGGCGTTTCAGCCGCTGCGCCGCAAGATGCAGATGGTGTTTCAGGACCCCTACGCCTCGCTCAATCCGCGCCTGACCGTCGGATTTACGATCGCAGAACCGCTGATGCTGCACGGGCTGGTGAAGTCGCTGGAAGAGGCGACGCCGCAGGTGCAGGCACTGCTGAAAAGCGTCGGCCTGGAGCCGGAGCACGCCCAGCGCTACCCGCATGAATTTTCGGGCGGACAGCGCCAGCGCATCGCCATCGCCCGCGCCATGGCGCTGAAACCGGAAGTGATTATCGCCGATGAGGCGGTGTCCGCACTCGACGTGTCTATTCAGGCTCAGGTGGTCAACCTGATGATGGATTTACAACAGAAGACCGGCGTGTCGTGGATTTTTATCTCCCACGACATGGCGGTGGTGGAACGTATCGCCAACCGCGTGGCGGTCATGTACCTCGGGAAGATTGTGGAAATCGGGCCGCGGCAGTCGGTGTTCAATAACCCCCAGCATCCGTATACCCGCCGCCTGCTGGCCTCGGTGCCGGTGGCCGATCCCCGGCGCCGCAGCGAACGTCAGTTGGACGACAGCGAAATTCCCTCCCCGCTCAGAAAAGCCGGGGAGTCGGTGCCGAAGTCGAAATACCGCCAGGTCGCGCCGCATCACTGGGTCAGCACCGACGACAGCAACGCATAA